The sequence ttttggggggttttttgttgttattttggggggcggtgggggggtggggtgggggaggcgGCAGTTGAAACAAGGCGAATTGTCCTTTTCCCGCGACAAAGTGGGGGAGAAAAAATTGCTCAGCGAAACGACGAGAGAGAAATTAAAATGAAAGTCCTCCGCTGTCGCGCTGTCATCCCCGGGACCTGCACGAGCTCTCCGGATCTCCGCGCGCCACTGTGAGCGTCCCGAGGCTTTGTTCGgtgcccaccaccaccaccttttcctggatttgtcacacacacaccatgacagaAACACACGCTCCCACTAtctccccccccttccccttctgCAACTCctccctccaccccctctctgtcttgtggtgtgtgtgtgtgtgagagagagagagagagagagagagagagagagagagagagagagagagagagggggggggggggggggcatcggtTATCATCTGCAATACAAGGGGAATGAAAAGGGGGTGTTTCCCCGGGGGCTCATCCATCTTCCTCAAATTACGCTTCATTTCCTTATTCAGCCTCTGACTTTTTGGCCGCCTTGAGAGGCGGTATAGTTTCACAGTGGATACCAAATAGACGGGTCgccccccccacaccaccctccccccacccagccctcctcctcctccccgtttGCCTGCCTCACATTGACTTGAAACGGTGTGAGAGACTTCTCCGGCCCTTCCCCTTCTATAATCGTTGACCACACCAACCCAATCAGCTATTATTAATTTTGATTGATGATAAGTAATTACTTGGCATTCAGGGGACGGCACGAAACAACGGAGGCTGCTGTCCGGGCGTCGGGACGGATGGCAGCGGCGgagtggagagggaggagaggcagatgcttcctcactctcttcacaagcagagagaaagaaaaaagaagtagaagccccccctccctccccctcccccctccgccgGGGTAAGACAATGCGCCGTGGCCCCTGAGAGAAGTGGCGCAACAATTGGCCCCCGGAGAGATAGACTGCAAAACCACACTCGCGCTCGAGACGTGCGCGTGAGGTCAGCGGCGCTGCGGCGCATGCACACTTTATTTTGCAGCGAGGCAGGAATCCGCCAGGGTCTGATATTCAATAAGCACTCCTGCATGCGACCGAGAAGAGCCTTCACACTTTACAGCCTACaatgataacaataacaacaacaacaataacaacaacaacaataacaacaacaatgacaacaacaataatgataacagtaatgataataataatagtaataacaataacaacaacaatgataacaatagtaatagtaataacaataataataacaacaacaatgctaACAATAGTAaaaatagtaataacaataataataacaacaacaatgataacagtaatgataataataatagtaataacaataacaacaacaacaatgataacaatagtaatggtaatgacaataataataacaacaacaatgataacaatagtaataatagtaataacaataataataacaacaacaatgataacaatagtaatagtaataacaataataataacaacaacaatgataacaatagtaataataataacaataataataataataacaacaacaacaataataatagtaatgatagtagtagtaataataataacaataataattttatttagcacttttctaaaacaatgttacaaagtgcttcacaaaaaagataaaatcagataatagtagtaataataataatagtaacaataataataataatagtaataataacaataacaataaaaataaataaacaatagtaataataatagtaataacacaTGTATCACTCCGCAGCGCAGTTTGGGATCTGCGTCTCTAATCAAAATGCGCATGGACAatcaccccccccgcccccccctcctaATTTAGTCGCAGATTATTTCGGCGTTAAAGCGGCTGTAAGAGAGGGTGATTAGGCGCGTGGGGTCCTGGGTGTCCGGGCACTTCAGCCGGTCGTCTGATTGCACGAGGACATAAACAGATCAGCAGCACCGCTGCCACGTTAACTCTGCTAATTACTAatgaccctctctccctctctctctctctctcgcgcgcgctctctccctctctctcgcgctctctctctctcagcagccTCTCTGTCTTTTAAATAGcacgataataatgataataataagctAAAAATCATATAAAAATCATCCTCGTGATTTTTGTATAGATGAagttcagctggtttttcacctttAACAGCCATCATTTAATCAGTAGAAACATTTAAGATTAACAATAAACAACTTGTTCTAATGTACAAAACTAAAGTGTGGCATGTAAAGTTCTTCATCAAAATGTTACTTATTATAGGATCCTGTGATACATAACATTATTGTCGGATCCTGTGATAAATAACATTATTATAGGATCCTGTGATACATAACATTATTATAGGATCCTGTGATACATAACATTATTATATGATTCTATGGTACATAACATTATTATAGGATCCTATGGTACATAACATTATTATAGGATCCTGTGATACATAACATTATTATATGATTCTATGGTACATAACATTATTATAGGATCCTATGGTACATAACATTATTATAGGATCCTGTGATAAATAACATTATTATAGGATCCTGTGATACATAACATTATTATAGGATCCTGTGATACATAACATTATTATATGATTCTATGGTACATAACATTATTATAGGATCCTATGGTACATAACATTATTATAGGATCCTGTGATACATAACATTATTATATGATTCTATGGTACATAACATTATTATAGGATCCTGTGATAAATAACATTATTATAGGATTCTATGGTACATAACATTATTATAGGATCCTATGGTACATAACATTATTATAGGATCCTGTGATAAATAACATCATTATAGGATTCTATGGTACATCACATTATTATAGGATTCTATGGTACATAACATTATTATAGGATTCTATGGTACATAACATTATTATAGGATCCTGTGATAAATAACATTATTATAGGATTCTATGGTACAAAACATTATTATAGGATCCTATGGTACATAACATTATTATAGGATCCTATGGTACATAACATTATTATAGGATCCTGTGATAAATAACATTATTATAGGATCCTATGGTACATAACATTATTATAGGATCCTATGGTACATAACATTATTATAGGATCCTGTGATAAATAACATTATTATAGTATTCTATGGTACATAACATTATTATAGGATCCTATGGTACATAACATTATTATAGGATCCTGTGGTAAATAACATTATTATAGGATTCTATGGTACATAACATTATTATAGGATCCTGTGATAAATAACATTATTATAGTATTCTATGGTACATAACATTATTATATGATCCTATGGTACATAACATTATTATAGGATCCTGTGATAAATAACATTATTATAGTATTCTATGGTACATAACATTATTATAGGATCCTATGGTACATAACATTATTATAGGATCCTGTGGTACATAACATTATTATAGGATTCTATGGTACATAACATTATTATAGGATCCTGTGATAAATAACATTATTATAGGATCCTATGGTACATAACATTATTATAGGATGCTATGGTACATAACATTATTATAGGATCCTGTGATAAATAACATTATTATAGGATCCTGTGATAAATAACAATATTATAGGATCCTATGGTACATAACATTATTATAGGATCCTGTGATAAATAACATTATTATAGGATCCTATGGTATATAACATTATTATAGGATCCTTTGATAAATAGCATTATTATAGGATTCTATGGTACATAACATTATTATAGGATCCTGTGATAAATAACATTATTATAGGATTCTGTGATAAATAACATTACTATAGGATCCTATGGTACATAACATTATTACAGGATTGTATACAGTCAAAGATCTGCCCACAGATTGGCAAGAAATAATCGTGGTTAAATCAGATCGTGTAGTTCATGTGATTTATATTTGTGTAATTCATGTTTGGCTTTGCTCGTCAGTTCCTTTGTGTAATTTCTGTGGTTGCAGGTTTTGCACATGGACATTCCTGCCTCACAGAAAACGTCTCCAGCCTACAGCAGCGAGAAGGGTCGATAGGTTTTGTCGACTGTAAGCAGAAACATATGGACAGCTACAGAGTAGGGGATGTAAAGGAAGATAAAGGGGGAAATAATTGGAgagctttttccttttcttttttttgccagcGGTGAAATATCACATTCAATAACATCTCGTGATTTTTACAGAGCTTGTCCAATTAATAGCAATTATTACATATGAAAACATTTGAAGGCAATTCTCAACGCAAACGCCCGCAACTGTGCAAACTATACATCGTGACTGGCACATCTATGTCTCGTGAAAACTAAAATAAAGTGTCAAAAAAATAAAAGCAAGTCCCATCCTTTTCCCCTCCGTAGGTATCTCGGACGCAGACGTGAACGTGTTGTCACGGGAATTCACACAATACGAGCGGATGCCCACGTTTGACCACCTTAAATCTACAGCACCCTCTTGTGGCGAAAGAGTGAAAACGTCCGGGCTGCACAGAGAGCTGCGTGCTCTGGCGTGTAAAGCTGGTGTATGGTTCCCACGCGACAAGATGACGGATAAAGAGCAGCGCGCCGTTTGGACACCAACCAAAACCTCCTCCCAAGGCTGCCGTGGGGGCGAACTGCGTGGGGAAACGGGTCCTCAGTGAACGTAGCCCCTGAAATCCAGCAGCAGGTAGTTCTTAATGAAGGTGGGCAGGCTGAGCTTTGGCACCACCTGCTGCACCCGGGCCCCCAGGAAGCTCCTCACTCTGCAGCGTGCAAGGTGCTGCAGGGATCGAGGGCCCTGGGCCAGTGACAAGAGAGACTCGTAGAAGTCCTGGTGTTCCTAGGGGGTGAGAAAAACACACGTGAGGACTGAACATGCAACTCGTTTAGGCCACGTCTAAACTAACGCGGATAAACAACCGAATagccatcttcttttttttaaatttcgatTCTGGCCACCAAAAATCTGTCTTTTCGCAAAAGCCATCCAAAGTGGAACATTTTGAGAAACACCAGTCTAgcactggccctgtgatggtctagcggcctgtccagggtgtctccccgcctgccgcccgatgactgctgggataggctccagcatcgccacgaccttgagagcaggataagcggtttggataatggatggatggatggatggataatggatggatggatggatggatggatggatggatggatggatggaccagtCTAACATTATAATGTGGATTGGGGAAGCCAAGCTTTTTGAACTTGTTAACGTATGATTGTCGTGTGGTGAAGCCGCTGGCCCATGCCCAATCCAGGAGACTTAAAGGACCAAACCAGTGTTGTGACCCCACTAACTGCAAATTgcgtatagttttttttttttcgagaACCTTTAATgagccccgtggggaaattacgctctgcctttaacccatcctagctgtgtagctaggagcagtgggcagccggcgtgcagcacccgaggaccaactccagttggtctcacCGCACATCGgagaggggcacagacaggagtattaaccctaacacgcacgtctttctgatggtgggggggaaaccggagtacccggagaaaacccaccgcagacacagggagaacatgcaaactccacaccggggttcgaacccaggaccttcttgctgtgaggcaacagcgctaaccactgtgtcgccGTGCCACCCAGGATTTACATTACTAACAGCCATTTTCTAAACCACGGCGCTGCGTTTTATTTTTGAATACATGTTTCCTCCCTCCGGGAAGCCGGTGGTTTCCAATTATTTCCACATGCAAATCAGCTTGTAGAGATTTGAAACTTGCTTGAGATAGAAAATCCATCATGGCGtacaccaggggtgcccaactccaggcctccagggccgcagtgtctgcaggtatttgttgcaaccgtgcactacaccacctgatttaactaattcctttccctccttggtccaagaggtgagctaattagctaAATCAGGCGGTGCCGTGCATGGGCGGAAcagatacctgcagacactgcggccctggaggcctggagttgggcacccctggtgtagATGATGTCTCTGTGTATTTTGCCAGAGTTGCTTTACTGATGTGGGGTAACGTGGCTGAAAGTGCACCTTGAATGTTGTCCAAGCGGTTTCTTTGTTGCTGGATAACAGAGGAAGCTGAAAGCGCAGATTGATCTGAGACGTTTTCTGGGCTGCAACACaactttgacaaaaaaaaaatgaagggaaCTAAAGGTTCACTGTGATGGATTACCTTTCTCAAGCAAGTTTCAACTGATTTTCATACGAGTAACCCAATGGAGCCCTGGGGTGTATTGCAAAAACGCACTCAAAAAACCCTAAAACCCTGCTGTGTGTTCTAGAAGATGATCAAGAGTAATGTGAACATATACACGATTTGTTGTAAATGGGCCGAAATATGGTCTGCTGCGTGCTgcgggcccaggggccacggccctggaGGAAGGAACCGAGGGCGGTGTgccagcggggcaggctaagctaactgctagcctaacgCAGGCCGGCGGTTCCAGCAGTCACCGTGGCTGGCGCTCGCTCTCCTGGACAGGGGAGttttggaccgtgttgcactgTCCCCAGTTTGTCCGGCTTCGTGTGGACGTGGCCTCAAGGACGCACCGTCTGCAGACTTGTGTTCTTGCTTTTTACACTGCAGAACACTAATGTGTAACTTGACAAGAGGGACTTTGGGGGAAATGGGGGCTGACAGTTGGGGTTTTCATGAACTACCCAGGGTGACTAGCAGATCATCACACCGTACTGACACCATCAGCTTCATGCAGCGCCCCGGGACTCATTACCACACAGACTTGCCTTGAAGACCTCCTGGGAGACGGCCTCAGCCCAGGTGTCCGTCACTTTGAGCTTGGTGTAGGCGTTCATGAGAACCTCGATAGTGCGCGGAGAGGCACAACAGTGTTTCAAGACCTggggagaggagagacagggtGGAGCTCGTGATCCCATACAATCACAGAAATACAGTAATTACACACTTGTGAAATGAACAGATTGGTCTGCCCTCTGGGGGTTTAACTGGAAATTATGCAATTAGTGCTAATTAATCTCCTATTAACACTTGCCTAATTAGGagcagggttttttttgtgtgtgtgcgtggcgcGCGCGAGGCGAGGGCTCGGTGATAGTTGTAGTCTGTTTCCCGCCGGGAGTCGAGCACCTCATGTTGAGTCACGTAATGGCAGTGATTTCACTGATGTTCTGGATTCAGATCGTTTTTCAGAGTCACTGAACTCTCATCCGAGGTCTAACGGGGAACCAGACCAATCACTGTTTTTACTTCATCTGCTCTACCTCACATAGCTGCATCAATGCTGCAGCGCCTCCGCACACATGCACTTCCTGTGTGGGTCTGCAGGTGTGTGGATCAGCTATCTCAGACGCTGTACTGcgattctttctctcttttttcattttttaatttttccccttttctccccaattgtacccggccaattcccccactcgtccgagccggcccggtcgctgctccaccccctctgctgatccagggagggctgcagactgccacacgcctcctcccatacacgtggagtggtcagccgcttcctttcacctgacagtgaggagtttcgccagggggacgtagcgcgtgggaggaccagaggaggcgctagtgcagcgaccaggacacatacccgcatccggcttcccacccgcagacacggccaattgtgggatgcccaaccaaaccggaggtaacacggggattcgaaccgatgagccccgtgttggtaggcaacgtaacggaccgccacaccacatggacACCCCCACTGTACTGCAGTTCTCCGCATTTGTTTTCCTACCTTGGGCAGGGCTCCAGGCCACACCCGAATAGAGCCGTGGTTGAGCAGAGAGCGGACCACCCTCTCGGGTTGATGGGAAATCTTGTAGCACACCACCTTCAGGATGTTGTGCATGGGGGCTTCACCGCCGTAGTCCATGTCATTGACACAGGCGCCGTTAGCTAGCAGCAGGTCCACTGTGTCTGGATTTGCATTCTTACAGGCCATGTGCAGCGCAGTGTGTTTGTCGTGATCCGGCGTGTGGATGTCTGCCCCGGCCCCCATCAACAGCTGGCACACCTTGAAATAACGCTGGAGCTCCTGCGGCTCCTGGGGCTGCGAGCAAGCGGCGTTGAGCGGCGTGAGGCCCTCGCTATTCTGTTTGTCTACGGCGGCTCCATAGCGTAGGTAGAGCTCAGTGTGCTCTGGGAGGCCGTTTCTGGCTGCTACGTGTAAAGGAGTGTCATCTTCATCCAGGCTCCGCCCGTTAATTGCGCCACCATACTGAAGGAGGTACTTGGCACAGCTGTAATACAATGAACTGTTAATGTTGTTACTTCTGCATAATCAGTGACAATTTAGTGCCCCAAAGACGCATGCACATGAGAACATTTTCaggtgcaggacaaaagacaTCAAAATGGGTCAGTGAAATATTAACACACTAAATTAAATGCTCCGAAACATATCTACCCCAGCACGGTAAACGTTTCCACCCAAATCTTCATCAGAACCTGATGAAGCTAACCAAGGAACCTACAGGAACAACTAAACCACAgcattatcctgctctctgatCTACTCACTCGAGGGATTCTGGGCCGGTGCAAACATGCAAGGGCATGAGTCCATCTTCAGTAACAGCGCTGGCATTGGCGCCATGGGACAGCAGGAGCTTTGCACACTCAGGCTGGCAGCTCTCGCAAGCTTCATGAAGAGCGGTGCTGCCACCGGGTGCTAGGTCTACGTTGGCCCCGCGTTGCAGCAGGAGTCTCAGGCAGTCCGCGAAGCCTCGGCCAGCTGTGATGTGGAGTGGCGTGGTAAGCTCCTGTTCATAGGTCAATGACCAGAGCCCTGAAAGCATGAGGTTAATGTTCATGAAGTCAACAGACACCATTGCTCATGACTGCCGTACTTGCAGGTACCATATAGTAAAGGATAAACTACAGTTTTTTTTTGCACACCATTTGCTATCTTGTTCTAAAGTCAAAGTACCGAGAGACCTACTTAGTCCCCTGTAGTTAAATCTGAAGTTC is a genomic window of Lampris incognitus isolate fLamInc1 chromosome 14, fLamInc1.hap2, whole genome shotgun sequence containing:
- the asb10 gene encoding ankyrin repeat and SOCS box protein 10 — encoded protein: MSRDSFVFSPTALRSLQLDEDMLERHKYRKKLASHQHNCYMLQRGARDLIPLRSSTTRPPAVCHDLVIHNALYTGDLEAMQRLFPRGSTVNFIVEPQGGDMRWVASGEGLWSLTYEQELTTPLHITAGRGFADCLRLLLQRGANVDLAPGGSTALHEACESCQPECAKLLLSHGANASAVTEDGLMPLHVCTGPESLDCAKYLLQYGGAINGRSLDEDDTPLHVAARNGLPEHTELYLRYGAAVDKQNSEGLTPLNAACSQPQEPQELQRYFKVCQLLMGAGADIHTPDHDKHTALHMACKNANPDTVDLLLANGACVNDMDYGGEAPMHNILKVVCYKISHQPERVVRSLLNHGSIRVWPGALPKVLKHCCASPRTIEVLMNAYTKLKVTDTWAEAVSQEVFKEHQDFYESLLSLAQGPRSLQHLARCRVRSFLGARVQQVVPKLSLPTFIKNYLLLDFRGYVH